In the Candidatus Omnitrophota bacterium genome, GCCCGATCCTTGGTCAGCGGCAGCAGCCGCTCGCCTTTTCCTCCCGCCATCACAAACGCCAGGATCCGACGCATCACAGGATGAGCGGGCGATTCAGCATCGCGCCAATCCCTTCCCGCATCAGCATGATCCCGAAGGCCGTGAGGATCAGGCTGGTGATTTTTGAAATGACCTGGGAGCCGTCGCGCCCCAGCCGGCGCATGAGCCACTCGCACGCCTGCAACAGCGCCCAGATGACCAGCATGTTCGCCACGAGGGCGGCCACGGCCAGCCCCCAGCCGTAGCGCTCCCGCACCAAGATCGTCATCGTCAGCACCGCCGGGCCGGCGAGCAGCGGCACCCCGACGGGGACGACGCCGACATGGACATCGCGGATCCTCGAGGACTTGCCCGGCATGAGCAGCTCGCGCAGTGAGAGCACAAAGAG is a window encoding:
- a CDS encoding MarC family protein; this encodes MMERFWHAFVPLFIAFDGVGLLPVFWQLSHRLSSRQRQRAATEAVATAFLVAAVFLWASRPLFRLMGLELADVMVAGGSILFVLSLRELLMPGKSSRIRDVHVGVVPVGVPLLAGPAVLTMTILVRERYGWGLAVAALVANMLVIWALLQACEWLMRRLGRDGSQVISKITSLILTAFGIMLMREGIGAMLNRPLIL